Sequence from the Neptunomonas japonica JAMM 1380 genome:
GCTAATATTGGATTTGGTTAATTTAGTGGCAACCGCCGCCGTTAAGCCAACAGCATCAAGGCTTGAATGAACACTTAAGGTAATACACTTAAACACACCCGAATAGGCAACATGACACTCATCTGCCTTTTCTTTTTCTAAAATAACAGTCACACCTTCTTTTTCACGAAAAGTGCCTCTGGGCTGTAATAGTGCTATCTGCTCGTAGTCAGCAATCGCCACTAAACCAAAAACATACTCTGCATCAGAAAGAGTAGGAGCCATGGACGCGATGAGTTTTTCTAGGTTTTTTTCACCAGGCATTTATCACCCTCCCCAAAATAAGCCCTACCCATATAAATATCGATCACATTAACCTGTGCATATGAACCAACCTATGACTCGTTAACGATAAGATTTTTCAACACACCAACCCCACTGATCTCAACTTCAATCACATCGCCTGCTTTCATATAGAGACGAGGCTTGCGTTTAACGCCCACACCACCAGGCGTGCCTGTAACGATGACATCGCCAGCCACCAGCGTACAAAAAGTCGATATATATTCGATCAATGCCGGAATATCAAAAATCAGATCAGAAAACGGCGCATGCTGAACCTGCTCACCATTTAAGCGCGTTGTTAGTGTTTGAGATTCCAAGTCAGCAATTTCATCTGGAGTTACCATCCACGGGCCAAAAGCGCCGGTATTATCAAAGTTTTTGCCTGGGGTAAACTGCCCGGTATGCATTTGCCAGTCACGAATACTGGCATCGTTGTAGCAAGCATACCCAGCAACATGCTGGAAGGCGTTTTCACGCGTTATATGCCGACCAGCGCACCCAACAATCACAGCAAGCTCGCCCTCAAAATCAAGCTTTTCAGAAACCTTTGGCCGTACTATCGGTGCTCCATGAGCGACCTGCGTTGATGAAAATCGCGTAAATAGCACGGGATGCTTCATCTCAGGCATTCCGGTTTCCAACCGATGGCTTTCATAGTTCAGCCCAACACAGATGATTTTTTCTGGGTTAGGAATAACGGGCAATAATTGCACTTCATCTAATGAGTAACAAGGAGTGCTTTCTAATTGGGCCTTGATCACAGCAATATCTGGAAAGCTTACTAATAAACTTTTCAAATCAGGAACATCAGGGTATTCAACAGACAAGTTATATGCACGGCCGCCTTTAATTACACCAAAGCAAGGGTGACCCTCTATTAAAAATGATGCCAACTTCATGTCTGTTTGTCCTATTCATTACGTGGAGTAAAACTAATAATTTAATACGTATGTAAACGCACTTTTCGATCGTATTCTGACTGTTTTCGTAGTAACTCAAAACGCGAGTCTTCAGCATCTTGCTGTAGCCAAAATATTTCCCTGTGATGCGTTTTAATCTCACCTAATAAACGCTTGCGATCTGCGGGCGTGCTTTTATCACTAATTAACAACTGCTCTTTTTTACTAATACGCGTTCTGAGTTTACGAATATCACGTTCAGCATCACTCAAAGTGGCTCGCAGTGTCGTCATCA
This genomic interval carries:
- a CDS encoding ACT domain-containing protein, with protein sequence MPGEKNLEKLIASMAPTLSDAEYVFGLVAIADYEQIALLQPRGTFREKEGVTVILEKEKADECHVAYSGVFKCITLSVHSSLDAVGLTAAVATKLTKSNISANVIAAYYHDHIFIKSLDADKALSVLNELVKKGL
- a CDS encoding fumarylacetoacetate hydrolase family protein → MKLASFLIEGHPCFGVIKGGRAYNLSVEYPDVPDLKSLLVSFPDIAVIKAQLESTPCYSLDEVQLLPVIPNPEKIICVGLNYESHRLETGMPEMKHPVLFTRFSSTQVAHGAPIVRPKVSEKLDFEGELAVIVGCAGRHITRENAFQHVAGYACYNDASIRDWQMHTGQFTPGKNFDNTGAFGPWMVTPDEIADLESQTLTTRLNGEQVQHAPFSDLIFDIPALIEYISTFCTLVAGDVIVTGTPGGVGVKRKPRLYMKAGDVIEVEISGVGVLKNLIVNES